A single genomic interval of Porphyromonas sp. oral taxon 275 harbors:
- a CDS encoding energy transducer TonB — protein sequence MEIKKSPKADLERGKGLSLLLGLLVALSVVFVSLEWRSSVAQATNTSSGLDLKDIDEVMNIQDEQKPDEPEPEPQQAQQTEVQLPEEFKVVDNNKEVIKPSFVSADQDKPLPPPNIPLGTKNVNTDEEVDQTVFEIVEEQPEFPGGMEAFMKYLAKNIQYPERAVDNGIQGKVMVRFVVERDGSASQVETIKGVDPELDREAVRVVKAMPKWKPGRQQGKAVRTRFIVPVVFRLQ from the coding sequence ATGGAAATCAAGAAGTCCCCCAAGGCAGACCTCGAGCGTGGCAAAGGCCTGTCGCTCCTGCTCGGACTACTGGTAGCTCTCTCTGTAGTGTTCGTCAGCTTGGAGTGGCGCAGTTCCGTCGCACAGGCTACGAATACCTCTTCGGGGCTTGACCTCAAGGATATCGATGAGGTGATGAACATCCAGGACGAGCAGAAGCCCGACGAACCCGAACCAGAGCCCCAGCAGGCACAGCAGACCGAGGTCCAGCTGCCTGAGGAGTTCAAGGTCGTGGATAACAACAAGGAGGTCATCAAGCCATCCTTCGTCTCCGCAGACCAGGATAAGCCCCTTCCTCCTCCCAATATCCCCCTCGGGACTAAGAACGTCAACACCGATGAAGAGGTAGACCAGACCGTCTTCGAGATCGTAGAGGAGCAGCCTGAGTTCCCCGGTGGGATGGAAGCCTTCATGAAGTACCTGGCCAAGAATATCCAGTACCCCGAGCGCGCCGTGGACAACGGTATCCAGGGTAAGGTCATGGTTCGCTTCGTCGTAGAGCGTGATGGCTCCGCCTCTCAGGTTGAGACCATCAAGGGCGTAGACCCCGAGCTCGATAGGGAGGCAGTCCGTGTGGTCAAGGCTATGCCTAAGTGGAAGCCTGGTCGCCAGCAGGGTAAGGCCGTACGTACGCGCTTCATCGTGCCCGTAGTCTTCCGCCTGCAGTAA
- a CDS encoding 50S ribosomal protein L25/general stress protein Ctc: MKTFALSGELRTELGKKASKGLRAGDQIPAVLYGGNDVVHFTVSQEAVRNLVYSPDIFVIDLTIGGKTVKAILKDLQFHPVSDAILHLDFLQVEEGKAIVMEVPVVLTGHAEGVKAGGKLSLEMRKLKVRAPYTEIPEQLFIDVTELGLGKTIQVGALSFDGLEIINAKNAVVCAVKLTRAARGAMAKSGK, from the coding sequence ATGAAGACATTCGCACTCAGCGGTGAGCTCCGCACCGAGCTCGGCAAGAAGGCCTCCAAGGGCCTGCGCGCAGGTGACCAGATCCCTGCAGTCCTCTACGGAGGCAACGACGTGGTTCACTTCACGGTTAGCCAGGAGGCTGTCCGCAACCTCGTCTACTCGCCCGACATCTTCGTTATCGACCTCACCATAGGCGGCAAGACGGTCAAGGCCATCCTCAAGGACCTTCAGTTCCACCCCGTCTCCGACGCGATCCTGCACCTCGACTTCCTCCAGGTAGAGGAAGGTAAGGCTATCGTCATGGAAGTACCCGTCGTCCTCACCGGCCACGCCGAAGGTGTGAAGGCAGGGGGTAAGCTCAGCCTCGAGATGCGTAAGCTCAAGGTACGCGCACCCTACACGGAGATCCCCGAGCAGCTCTTCATCGACGTCACCGAGCTTGGTCTGGGTAAGACCATCCAGGTCGGTGCCCTCAGCTTCGATGGCCTCGAGATCATCAACGCTAAGAACGCTGTCGTCTGTGCCGTCAAGCTCACCCGTGCTGCACGTGGTGCTATGGCCAAGAGCGGCAAGTAA
- a CDS encoding DNA/RNA non-specific endonuclease, producing MARRRRTAKVKGWGKLGRLLPLLLILLGYLGYRALSRSEAAAPSVGTQTLGQAGDSTVCTSPYTPLGAIEDEIINGDTTLLEMPRLAGGNANYYVTHRASGRVTYSLEYDVTRLHARWVCFSFTPETAVKEVSRSEAWAWDPKVPARYNTASFFRRSGYSRGHLVASEDRVYSPGANEQTFYYTNMSPQLQAHNAGIWHRLERRVQDWADDRGLCDTLYVAKGGTIADGQIEPKRMKGRVVVPRYYWMAVLARKGGQYHAIAFWTEHRSYGPSVQIPSLTLSVRELEQRTGLDFFYHLPDAVEEAAETESPTSREALRRWWHQ from the coding sequence ATGGCTCGACGTAGACGTACAGCTAAGGTTAAGGGGTGGGGGAAGCTCGGCAGGCTCCTGCCGCTCTTACTGATCCTACTAGGCTATCTAGGCTACCGCGCGCTCTCGCGCTCGGAGGCCGCCGCACCCTCCGTGGGGACTCAGACCCTAGGGCAGGCGGGGGATAGCACGGTGTGCACCTCACCCTACACACCGCTCGGGGCAATCGAGGATGAGATCATCAATGGGGATACGACGCTGCTGGAGATGCCGCGACTGGCGGGAGGCAATGCCAACTACTACGTCACGCATCGCGCCTCGGGGCGTGTGACCTATTCGCTGGAGTACGACGTCACCCGCCTGCATGCCCGCTGGGTCTGCTTTTCCTTCACGCCCGAGACGGCTGTCAAGGAGGTCAGCCGCAGTGAGGCCTGGGCTTGGGACCCCAAGGTACCCGCCCGCTACAATACCGCGAGCTTCTTCCGTCGCAGCGGCTACAGCCGTGGGCACCTCGTCGCCTCGGAGGACCGTGTCTATTCGCCCGGGGCCAATGAGCAGACCTTCTACTACACCAATATGAGCCCCCAGCTGCAGGCGCACAATGCCGGCATCTGGCATCGCCTAGAGCGCCGCGTGCAGGACTGGGCCGACGACAGAGGGCTCTGCGATACGCTCTACGTCGCCAAGGGCGGCACCATAGCCGATGGACAGATCGAGCCGAAGCGTATGAAGGGGCGTGTCGTCGTCCCGCGCTACTACTGGATGGCCGTACTGGCACGCAAGGGCGGGCAGTACCACGCCATAGCCTTCTGGACGGAGCACCGCAGCTACGGCCCTAGCGTGCAGATCCCTTCGCTGACCCTCTCGGTACGCGAACTGGAGCAGCGCACAGGGCTGGACTTCTTCTATCACCTGCCCGATGCCGTCGAGGAGGCCGCCGAGACCGAGTCCCCCACGAGCCGTGAGGCCCTGCGTCGCTGGTGGCACCAGTAG
- a CDS encoding AMP-binding protein — MIAKNFISLFEDSFRKHWDLPAMENYEGRAYTFGGMADEIDRWHSFFAAQGLQRGEKVALMGKDSAEWGIFFLATITYGAVIVPILQDFPPADAQQIISHSEARILGINAKLWEQMRPELNPALTAVVDFQEGTALYSPEGQEALQRQLEEARAQHQARYPEGMRPEELSYYHTPNDELLVLNYTSGTTGFSKGVMLSGNNFAGNLVFCMERKIINPGEVLLCFLPMAHVYSCMINLCLAMASGTRVVVLGKVPSPKILGAAFRKVRPTIVISVPLVLEKIYQNTLQPVLKSRKVRFMLALPFLRNIVYRKVRQQLTEGLGGAFRQVVVGGAALNPEVGAFLKRIGFPITVGYGMTECAPLISYIGADEWRLRSCGRVLHPYMEARIAPLEGEHAEEQDATIGEIQVRGENVCMGYYKNPEQTAQLFTEDGWMRTGDLGTMDSDHFLYIRGRSKAMLLGPSGQNIYPEEIEAKIGLLPYVQESLVLMREGKLEALIVPNKQLLQEHGLTLEEGWQQIQAQRAALNAQVGSYEQIQRFELREEPFEKTPKQSIRRYLYK; from the coding sequence ATGATAGCTAAGAACTTTATTTCGCTCTTTGAGGACAGCTTCCGCAAGCACTGGGACCTGCCCGCGATGGAGAACTACGAGGGACGAGCCTATACCTTCGGGGGAATGGCCGATGAGATTGACCGCTGGCATAGCTTCTTTGCCGCCCAGGGACTGCAGCGTGGCGAGAAGGTTGCCCTCATGGGTAAGGACTCTGCCGAATGGGGGATCTTCTTCCTGGCAACCATCACCTACGGCGCCGTCATCGTCCCCATCCTACAGGACTTCCCCCCTGCTGATGCCCAGCAGATCATCAGCCACTCTGAGGCGCGTATCCTAGGGATCAATGCCAAGCTGTGGGAGCAGATGCGCCCCGAGCTCAATCCCGCGCTCACGGCCGTGGTGGACTTCCAGGAGGGGACGGCGCTCTACAGCCCTGAGGGACAAGAGGCGCTCCAGCGTCAGCTCGAGGAGGCACGCGCCCAGCATCAGGCACGCTACCCCGAGGGGATGCGTCCCGAGGAGCTTAGCTACTACCATACGCCCAATGACGAGCTCCTCGTACTGAACTACACCTCGGGGACGACGGGCTTCAGCAAGGGCGTGATGCTTTCGGGGAATAACTTCGCGGGCAACCTCGTCTTCTGCATGGAGCGCAAGATCATCAACCCCGGAGAGGTACTCCTCTGCTTCCTCCCCATGGCGCACGTCTATAGCTGCATGATCAATCTCTGCTTAGCTATGGCTAGCGGCACGCGCGTCGTCGTGCTCGGTAAGGTTCCCTCGCCCAAGATCCTCGGGGCAGCCTTCCGCAAGGTGCGCCCCACGATCGTCATCTCCGTGCCCCTTGTGCTGGAGAAGATCTACCAGAATACCCTGCAGCCCGTGCTGAAGTCGCGCAAGGTACGCTTCATGCTCGCCCTGCCCTTCCTCCGCAATATCGTCTACCGCAAGGTGCGCCAGCAGCTCACCGAGGGCCTCGGCGGAGCCTTCCGCCAAGTCGTCGTAGGCGGCGCTGCGCTCAATCCCGAGGTCGGTGCCTTCCTCAAGCGCATCGGCTTCCCCATCACCGTCGGCTACGGGATGACCGAGTGTGCCCCCCTTATCTCCTATATCGGGGCCGATGAGTGGCGCCTGCGCTCCTGCGGCCGTGTGCTGCACCCCTACATGGAGGCGCGTATCGCTCCCCTCGAGGGCGAGCACGCTGAGGAGCAGGATGCCACCATAGGCGAGATCCAGGTGCGCGGGGAGAACGTCTGCATGGGCTACTACAAGAATCCCGAGCAGACGGCCCAGCTCTTCACCGAGGACGGCTGGATGCGTACGGGCGACCTCGGGACGATGGACAGCGACCACTTCCTCTACATCCGTGGACGCTCCAAGGCGATGCTCCTCGGGCCTAGCGGGCAGAACATCTACCCCGAGGAGATCGAGGCTAAGATCGGCTTGCTGCCCTATGTGCAGGAGAGCCTCGTGCTGATGCGTGAGGGCAAGCTGGAGGCGCTCATCGTGCCTAATAAGCAGCTCCTCCAGGAGCATGGCCTTACGCTCGAGGAGGGCTGGCAGCAGATCCAGGCCCAGCGTGCCGCACTCAACGCCCAGGTGGGGAGCTACGAGCAGATCCAGCGCTTCGAGCTGCGTGAGGAGCCCTTCGAGAAGACGCCCAAGCAGAGCATACGTCGCTACCTATATAAATAA